A part of Quatrionicoccus australiensis genomic DNA contains:
- a CDS encoding TolC family outer membrane protein translates to MKQNAILLALLATFPLFSAAAPSGAPATLKEVAQQAVLSSPEVTSKWHNLKAAEEEVGVARGAFLPRIDLTAGTGRESLKQPPADQSNNYTRSNYGLSLNQILFDGFATHSEVKRLDKARLVRYYELLDASENIALEATRAYLDVLRYRFLVNLAEDNYVQHKATHEQLIRRTQSGVGRRVDLEQAGSRLALAEINLTTETANLHDVTARYQRLVNSQPPGSVIPPAQLSNGLPASQKAAQETLYKKNPTLLAAIENIEAAQNDMEVRRAAYMPKLDFRARTDHINNYLGVDGNRVQNVAELVVNWNIFNGGSDRAREKQYAERKNIALDLREKACRDTRQTLSIAYNDVLRLKEQSNYLATQVSLLEKTRDAYRDQFNVGQRTLLDLLDTENELLSARRNAVNADTDLSLAYLRTYAGMGTLLEYLGLQKLEARDPESSELAVVDASQLCPNDSIGTFASDREALNARAMSQLNIKPAAPMPTLATGQEQVVSSQIRAWSAAWKAKNYSSYVAFYAPTFTPDGGLAREDWAQLRRARISSRDNIQIDIQDIDVHLDGQDRATARFRQTYYSTQYKDVTQKTLEMILIGGKWLINREHSVPCAGNTVGGCKVTGGK, encoded by the coding sequence ATGAAACAAAACGCAATTCTGCTTGCCTTGCTCGCCACCTTTCCATTGTTCTCTGCTGCGGCCCCGAGCGGCGCGCCGGCCACACTGAAGGAGGTTGCGCAGCAGGCCGTGCTGAGCAGCCCGGAAGTCACTTCGAAATGGCACAATCTGAAGGCTGCCGAAGAAGAAGTCGGCGTTGCACGTGGCGCTTTTTTGCCTCGGATTGATCTGACAGCCGGCACCGGGCGTGAAAGCTTGAAACAGCCACCGGCTGATCAAAGCAATAACTACACCCGCAGTAACTACGGCCTCAGCCTTAATCAAATACTGTTCGACGGCTTTGCCACCCACAGCGAGGTTAAGCGCCTGGATAAGGCACGCTTGGTCCGCTACTACGAACTGCTCGACGCATCCGAGAATATCGCCCTTGAGGCGACCCGCGCCTACCTGGACGTACTTCGCTATCGCTTCCTGGTCAATCTGGCGGAAGATAACTACGTCCAGCACAAGGCTACGCACGAACAACTGATTCGTCGTACTCAGTCCGGCGTCGGTCGCCGCGTCGACCTTGAGCAAGCAGGTAGCCGTTTAGCCTTGGCCGAAATCAATCTAACAACAGAAACAGCCAACCTGCATGATGTGACTGCACGCTACCAACGTCTTGTCAACAGTCAGCCGCCGGGCTCGGTTATTCCGCCCGCTCAGTTGAGCAACGGCTTACCTGCCAGCCAGAAGGCTGCGCAAGAGACCCTGTACAAGAAAAACCCGACCCTTCTCGCCGCGATTGAGAATATCGAAGCAGCTCAGAACGACATGGAAGTACGGCGTGCAGCCTATATGCCGAAGCTTGATTTCCGTGCACGGACCGACCACATCAACAACTATCTTGGAGTTGACGGAAATCGGGTCCAGAATGTAGCCGAACTGGTCGTCAACTGGAATATATTCAACGGAGGATCGGATCGAGCTCGTGAAAAGCAGTATGCCGAACGCAAGAACATTGCGCTCGACCTACGCGAAAAAGCTTGCCGCGATACCCGTCAAACCTTATCGATTGCTTATAACGATGTGCTGCGCCTGAAAGAACAGTCTAACTATCTGGCCACCCAAGTCAGCCTGCTGGAAAAAACCCGCGATGCTTACCGCGACCAGTTTAACGTCGGCCAACGCACCCTGCTCGACCTACTTGACACCGAAAACGAATTGCTCAGTGCCCGCCGCAATGCGGTAAACGCCGACACCGACCTTAGTCTTGCCTATCTGCGTACCTATGCTGGCATGGGCACCCTGCTTGAATACCTCGGCCTGCAAAAGCTCGAAGCACGCGACCCGGAAAGCAGTGAACTAGCAGTTGTCGATGCCAGCCAACTCTGCCCGAACGACTCGATCGGCACTTTCGCTTCGGATCGTGAAGCCCTTAATGCTCGAGCAATGAGCCAACTCAATATTAAACCGGCCGCACCAATGCCTACCCTAGCCACGGGTCAAGAACAGGTGGTAAGTAGTCAGATTCGCGCATGGTCGGCTGCATGGAAGGCAAAAAATTATTCGAGCTACGTTGCTTTCTATGCCCCTACCTTCACGCCTGACGGTGGCTTGGCCCGCGAAGACTGGGCGCAACTTCGTCGCGCCCGAATCTCAAGCCGTGACAACATCCAGATCGACATCCAGGACATTGACGTCCATCTCGACGGACAAGACCGAGCGACCGCACGCTTCCGCCAGACCTATTACTCAACACAGTACAAGGACGTTACACAAAAGACCCTAGAAATGATCCTGATCGGTGGCAAATGGCTGATTAACCGAGAGCATTCCGTACCCTGTGCCGGCAACACAGTGGGCGGTTGCAAAGTCACTGGCGGCAAATAA
- the tig gene encoding trigger factor, giving the protein MEATTAQANELERSVDLSIAIADIEKEMDQRLKRMGKNIKMPGFRPGKVPLHIVKQQYGDQARHEILSEQLDRVFGETVTAQKLRVAGYPRIEPKTTESTTHIEFAATFEIYPEFVPGDLSTAEVERPVLEVGEAEITKTLDILRKQRVSYADADRAAAKEDRVVIDFLGKKDGVPFAGGEAKDYPFVLGQGQMLPDFENAVEGAKAGESKTFDLAFPADYHAKDLAGQTVQFDITVKQVQAPVLPELDAEFATSMGIADGDVAKMKAEIEANLKREVKKRIEAKLKDQVMEALLKANPIAVPGALIEMEVQRLMQAARQDMEQRGMKTKDFPIQPEWFADQAKRRVTLGLVLAEVVKTEKLQATPEQVRAMVEETAQSYEHPEEVIRWYYAQPQRLGEVEGVAIENNVVEWVLGKAKVTDKAAVFDELMGQNQ; this is encoded by the coding sequence ATGGAAGCAACCACTGCACAAGCTAACGAACTCGAACGTAGCGTCGACCTCTCCATCGCCATTGCCGATATCGAGAAGGAAATGGACCAGCGCCTGAAGCGCATGGGCAAGAACATCAAGATGCCGGGCTTCCGTCCGGGCAAGGTGCCGCTCCACATCGTCAAGCAGCAGTATGGCGACCAGGCTCGTCACGAAATCCTCTCCGAACAACTCGACCGCGTCTTCGGCGAAACCGTGACCGCCCAGAAGCTGCGCGTTGCCGGCTATCCGCGCATCGAGCCGAAGACCACCGAAAGCACGACCCACATCGAATTCGCTGCCACCTTCGAAATCTACCCGGAATTCGTGCCTGGTGACCTGTCAACCGCTGAAGTCGAGCGTCCGGTCCTCGAAGTCGGCGAAGCCGAAATCACCAAGACCCTGGACATCCTGCGCAAGCAGCGCGTTTCCTACGCCGACGCCGACCGCGCCGCCGCCAAGGAAGACCGTGTTGTCATCGACTTCCTCGGCAAGAAGGACGGCGTCCCGTTCGCTGGCGGTGAAGCCAAGGATTACCCGTTCGTGCTCGGCCAGGGCCAGATGCTGCCTGATTTCGAAAATGCCGTCGAAGGCGCCAAGGCTGGCGAATCGAAGACTTTCGACCTGGCTTTCCCGGCTGACTACCACGCCAAGGATCTGGCCGGCCAGACGGTTCAGTTCGACATCACCGTCAAGCAGGTGCAAGCCCCGGTCCTGCCGGAACTGGACGCCGAGTTCGCGACCAGCATGGGCATTGCCGACGGCGACGTCGCCAAGATGAAGGCCGAGATCGAAGCCAACCTGAAGCGCGAAGTGAAGAAGCGCATTGAAGCCAAGCTCAAGGATCAGGTCATGGAAGCCCTGCTCAAGGCCAACCCGATTGCCGTACCGGGCGCCCTGATCGAAATGGAAGTCCAGCGCCTGATGCAGGCTGCCCGCCAGGATATGGAACAGCGCGGCATGAAGACCAAGGACTTCCCGATCCAGCCGGAATGGTTTGCCGACCAGGCTAAGCGCCGCGTCACCCTTGGCCTGGTTCTTGCTGAAGTCGTCAAGACGGAAAAGCTGCAGGCAACGCCGGAACAAGTTCGCGCCATGGTCGAAGAAACCGCCCAGAGCTACGAGCATCCGGAAGAAGTCATCCGTTGGTACTACGCCCAACCGCAACGCCTCGGCGAAGTGGAAGGTGTGGCAATCGAGAACAATGTGGTTGAATGGGTACTGGGCAAGGCCAAGGTCACCGACAAGGCTGCCGTTTTTGATGAACTGATGGGCCAGAACCAGTAA